The following are encoded in a window of Nocardia sp. BMG111209 genomic DNA:
- a CDS encoding polysaccharide biosynthesis protein codes for MGGVSVTSRLPVIADVTLVTAGAMTANAAGYLLQLLAGRWLGVTGYGEFASLLAVQLMCAVPALALQNVVARELVRGASAAALWRLVWRCAALVALAAVVLVPVVTWLLQVGVAAAAGALGAAPLLVVISGGQGVLQGGDRFRALAFVLAGTGIARVVPAVFALAAGFGAAAALWATAAGYGIAAVGACAAGQPTRSLASLRESLRDRTPRTTGFGVGTVLRAAQVQAALMALSSADLIIARVVLDSSDAGRYALGSIAAKIAFWLPQAIGVVLYPRMAQPHSSARAIRDALGVLSAVGAVAVVGAAALAPLAPVLAGHDYAPIVDLLWLFALDGALLALLQGALLSAIAVDRTALATATWIGLIVEVSVQLIAARSPSALIGIATSVAAAVTAVIVIVVLRSARRIEVPA; via the coding sequence ATGGGCGGGGTGTCCGTCACCAGTCGCCTCCCCGTCATCGCGGACGTGACGTTGGTGACCGCGGGTGCGATGACGGCCAATGCCGCCGGTTACCTGCTGCAACTGCTGGCCGGCCGCTGGTTGGGGGTGACCGGCTACGGCGAGTTCGCGAGCCTGCTGGCGGTCCAGTTGATGTGTGCCGTACCGGCCTTGGCGTTGCAGAACGTGGTGGCGCGGGAACTCGTCCGGGGCGCTTCGGCCGCGGCGCTGTGGCGACTGGTGTGGCGATGCGCGGCGCTGGTCGCGCTGGCCGCAGTGGTGTTGGTGCCGGTCGTGACCTGGTTGTTGCAGGTCGGAGTTGCCGCTGCGGCGGGTGCGCTGGGGGCGGCGCCGTTGTTGGTGGTCATCTCCGGCGGCCAAGGGGTCCTGCAAGGCGGGGACCGGTTCAGGGCGCTGGCATTCGTGCTGGCGGGCACCGGGATTGCCCGCGTCGTGCCTGCGGTGTTCGCGCTGGCCGCCGGTTTCGGAGCCGCTGCCGCCCTCTGGGCCACCGCGGCCGGATACGGAATCGCCGCTGTCGGCGCCTGCGCCGCCGGTCAACCGACCCGGTCACTGGCGAGCCTGCGCGAATCCCTCCGCGATCGCACGCCGCGCACCACGGGATTCGGTGTCGGCACCGTGCTGCGCGCCGCGCAGGTCCAGGCGGCGCTGATGGCCCTGTCCTCTGCGGATCTCATCATCGCGAGGGTGGTGCTCGACAGTTCGGACGCCGGGCGATACGCGCTGGGCTCGATCGCCGCCAAGATCGCGTTCTGGTTGCCGCAGGCGATCGGCGTGGTGCTGTATCCCCGCATGGCACAGCCACATTCGTCCGCCCGCGCGATCCGTGACGCACTCGGCGTGCTGTCCGCGGTCGGCGCGGTGGCGGTGGTCGGCGCGGCGGCCCTGGCACCGCTGGCACCGGTGCTGGCCGGCCACGACTACGCTCCGATCGTCGACCTGCTGTGGCTGTTCGCACTCGACGGCGCGCTGCTCGCCCTGTTGCAAGGCGCGCTGCTGTCGGCCATCGCCGTCGACCGCACCGCCCTCGCCACGGCCACCTGGATCGGCCTGATCGTGGAGGTCTCGGTCCAGCTGATCGCCGCCCGATCCCCCTCGGCCCTGATCGGCATCGCGACCAGCGTGGCCGCCGCCGTCACTGCCGTCATCGTCATCGTGGTCCTGCGCTCGGCGCGCCGAATCGAAGTGCCCGCGTAG
- a CDS encoding DUF3068 domain-containing protein, with translation MALSAGTRRTLACLLVGIGALLIVAAILIPTFTVSRVAKTPLDLEITTVGKNPADVTSEVLDAKSLTSGTGPAKVDTKVPLISQRFLTVEDPSDKNKMTIQNGQTLRRIDKQGDTGLLSAIVDRVTIDRKTGMPVDTDPNGSIAANVDAKGNSIADPVQHTGLEYRFPIGTEKKTYPYFDSNTRKSYDMEFVEESEINNTKVYHFHQQVPATDLSKVVNSPTNKLTLPAAKWGLDEEGDITMSRFYTNVREVWVEPQTGTIIDGSEALNFFYARSADKPEVTALKSTLKFDDNTIDSQIKIAKDNIDKLSLYSRILPIIFGILGALALIAGLALGLLGDRGGRTAPVGGRHAPRPAPGDAYSDAPTQQIDLREQR, from the coding sequence ATGGCACTCAGTGCCGGTACCAGGAGGACGCTGGCCTGCCTGCTCGTAGGAATCGGCGCGCTGCTGATCGTCGCAGCCATTCTGATCCCTACGTTCACCGTCTCACGGGTGGCGAAAACTCCTCTCGACCTCGAGATCACCACCGTCGGCAAGAATCCGGCGGATGTGACCAGCGAGGTCCTGGACGCGAAATCACTGACTTCCGGTACCGGACCGGCCAAGGTCGACACCAAGGTGCCGCTGATCTCGCAGCGCTTCCTCACCGTCGAGGATCCCTCGGACAAGAACAAGATGACCATCCAGAACGGTCAGACTCTGCGCCGCATCGACAAACAGGGTGATACCGGCCTGCTCTCCGCGATCGTCGACCGGGTCACCATCGACCGCAAGACCGGTATGCCGGTGGACACGGACCCCAACGGTTCGATCGCCGCGAACGTCGACGCCAAGGGCAACAGCATCGCCGACCCGGTGCAGCACACCGGTCTGGAATACCGGTTCCCGATCGGCACCGAGAAGAAGACCTACCCGTACTTCGACAGCAACACTCGCAAGTCGTACGACATGGAGTTCGTCGAGGAATCGGAGATCAACAACACCAAGGTCTACCACTTCCACCAGCAGGTTCCGGCGACCGATCTGTCCAAGGTCGTGAACTCGCCGACCAACAAGCTGACCCTGCCGGCGGCGAAGTGGGGCCTGGACGAAGAGGGCGACATCACGATGAGCCGCTTCTACACCAACGTCCGTGAGGTGTGGGTGGAGCCGCAGACCGGCACCATCATCGACGGCTCCGAGGCCCTCAACTTCTTCTACGCCCGCAGCGCCGACAAGCCCGAGGTCACCGCGCTGAAGTCGACCCTGAAGTTCGACGACAACACCATCGACTCGCAGATCAAGATCGCCAAGGACAACATCGACAAGCTGTCCCTGTACAGCCGGATCCTGCCGATCATCTTCGGCATCCTCGGCGCACTGGCCCTCATCGCGGGCCTGGCACTGGGCCTGCTCGGCGACCGCGGCGGACGCACCGCCCCGGTGGGCGGCCGCCACGCCCCCCGCCCCGCTCCCGGCGACGCATACTCCGACGCCCCCACCCAGCAGATCGACCTGCGCGAACAGCGCTGA
- a CDS encoding acyltransferase, whose product MTTTVTPQADPVSALSTIPVPVGAATPDTTGFRDPSGESGAPRGFVAALEGMRGLAALGVVITHVAFETGATGTPVLGRIWDRFGMAVAVFFALSGFLLWRPHAAAARGGDTAPGARRYLLHRAARILPAYWVVVCAVLILLPTAVHPGSVKLWLANLALLQVYVPLTLTDGLTQMWSLSVEAAFYLVLPVLALALRRLRGPAARWRAPILLTLALVSLIWNFLPVPTPAGTYADNWLPAYLPWFAAGMLLAELVDIAHRATEPPRWQRLLGNRWPMWAAASTAFLLSATVIAGPPGLQRAAPGQYATKMALGAVVGFGLLAPLVLGTGRHRWLGGRIAAAVGRWSYGIFIWHLAVLTMMFPMFGFLPFSGGFLHVLALTVCFTLPLAAVSYALVEEPARRWVRRRFG is encoded by the coding sequence ATGACCACAACCGTGACACCGCAGGCCGACCCGGTATCGGCGCTGTCGACGATCCCGGTTCCGGTCGGGGCGGCCACGCCGGATACGACCGGATTCCGTGACCCGAGCGGGGAATCCGGCGCACCGCGCGGATTCGTGGCCGCCCTGGAGGGTATGCGCGGGCTGGCCGCGCTCGGGGTCGTGATCACCCACGTGGCGTTCGAGACCGGGGCCACCGGCACGCCGGTGCTGGGCCGGATCTGGGACCGCTTCGGGATGGCGGTCGCGGTGTTCTTCGCGTTGTCGGGCTTCCTGTTGTGGCGGCCGCACGCTGCGGCGGCGCGCGGCGGCGACACCGCGCCCGGGGCCCGCCGGTACCTGCTGCATCGCGCGGCCCGGATCCTGCCCGCGTACTGGGTGGTGGTGTGCGCGGTCCTGATTCTGCTGCCGACCGCCGTCCACCCCGGCAGCGTCAAACTGTGGCTGGCCAACCTGGCCCTGTTGCAGGTGTACGTGCCGCTCACCCTCACCGACGGCTTGACCCAGATGTGGAGTCTGTCGGTCGAGGCGGCGTTCTACCTGGTCCTGCCGGTGCTGGCCCTCGCCCTGCGACGACTGCGCGGCCCGGCGGCCCGGTGGCGGGCGCCGATCCTGCTCACCCTCGCACTGGTGAGCCTGATCTGGAATTTCCTGCCCGTCCCCACCCCCGCGGGCACCTACGCCGACAACTGGCTGCCCGCCTACCTGCCCTGGTTCGCCGCCGGAATGCTGCTGGCGGAACTGGTCGACATCGCACACCGCGCGACCGAACCCCCGCGCTGGCAGCGCCTGCTGGGCAACCGGTGGCCGATGTGGGCGGCGGCGTCGACCGCATTCCTGCTGTCCGCGACCGTCATCGCGGGCCCGCCAGGACTGCAGCGGGCCGCGCCGGGACAGTACGCGACGAAGATGGCCCTGGGCGCCGTCGTCGGATTCGGCCTGTTGGCGCCGCTGGTACTCGGCACCGGCCGGCACCGCTGGCTCGGCGGCCGGATCGCGGCCGCCGTCGGCCGCTGGTCCTACGGCATCTTCATCTGGCATCTGGCGGTGCTGACGATGATGTTCCCGATGTTCGGCTTCCTGCCCTTCTCCGGCGGCTTCCTGCACGTACTGGCCCTGACCGTCTGCTTCACCCTCCCCCTCGCCGCCGTCAGCTACGCCCTCGTCGAAGAACCAGCCCGCCGCTGGGTCCGCCGCCGCTTCGGCTGA
- a CDS encoding alpha-(1->3)-arabinofuranosyltransferase, with product MGRRWFFGTVVLTFALTFVQSPGLSVADTKYDLTQNPLGLLARSAHLWSSQSPMGQVQNQAYGYFFPQGAFFSLGHVLGLPGWATQRIWWALLILTGFWGIVRLCELLGIGSRGSRVIAGLAFALSPRVLTTLGSISSETLPMMLAPWVLLAPAALAMARRSRGDRAGGATSPAASALALALMGSVNAAATAAGFLPAVLWWGSYRPDRRWLRFTAAWIPLLVAAVVWWLVPLVLLGKVSPPFLDYIESSGVTTEWATLGEVLRGTDSWTPFVSPERIAGAVLVTQPAAVLATGLLAAAGIAGLASRSMPHRGRFALILIVGLIGICAGYQGQLGGPFAETVRIFLDSTGAPMRNVHKLEPLIRMPLVIGLAHLLRRVPLPASVPFTRWRQAFAHPERDRMVAVTMLVLTALMLSTSLAWTSKLAPRGAYDRVPAYWQQTADWLAHNASDTRALVVPGAPFGSQIWGLTRDEPLQALAGTEWAVRDAIPLVPPGAIRAMDSIQRLIADGRPSAGLAPALIDQGIGILVLRNDLDPDTSRSTRPLLAHQAIEHSPGLTRVAEFGGLQSIGHPDDIVVDGDLRPPYPAIEIFRVDAPRPGTPADLRSGPGAPSGFPGAYTVPLDSVPVVQGGPEVLERLRRDPAAARGPMLLTADAARAGLTGTSLAGQPDTGATTTITDTPMNRETDFGRVDNHSSALRAPTDPRRTHNLVPDYPVPDEPLVQGEWSGATVTASSSAGDATQLGAASPANSTAAAVDGSPATAWLSNSAQTALGQWLRLDLHHPVTAGVLHVTTTAAAAGDPVKWIEVRTANGTVAARISAPGVPVQVSLPVGRTDWITVTATRTESGTPGGQFGVSELSLDDYSDRDAPVTVDIRHRTVLPAPPPGTRVQGWDLGQEFPGRNGCFDTPGRVRCSKGLALSPEEPGTFERTLQVPAATDVTPRLTVRTRQGPALAALLTDRDRPVARGRADVGDVRGAAFAATDDNNATSWIAPEETVRDRTGAKPTLTVELPHPSLVTGLMVTPPIGDVPARPTSVTVNLGDGPQVQELNPDVPGGFPIWLDLHPHVTDRIQISIDAWRTLLDRNGLGFAQQPPPGLAEVTVLGPDYPPPVPGDRPVTVDCAHGPVISLAGRTVHTTVTGTLDELRTGAPVPARVCDPGADAGATTPPVTSPGTDENATDPSDSDDTSAAVPDRVDGPARIGMAANGSGPAPGCSGDATLVSGPDGGDCTPGGQRPEAIPLPAGRVDVTVAPSELFTVDRLTLDDTDIAPHPVTTDPGTRLLVLPVSTNVDWHARTADGHALAPVVVDGWEQGWVVPADAHGPITVDFPADKWYRTAIRDGLALLIPLALLTIPRRRRFFGPATAEDDPVRAQRSRLFGALGLTAAMLVVAGPFAMAATLAGLIVQHVAPRYTRALPLIAGLGVCLAEAALSTGTWRSPGGYLGGSLWVQLPAILGVIAVGLAALPPRRRDRP from the coding sequence CTGGGGCGACGCTGGTTCTTCGGCACCGTCGTCCTCACCTTCGCGCTGACCTTCGTCCAGTCACCGGGTCTCAGCGTCGCGGACACCAAATACGATCTGACCCAGAATCCGCTCGGGCTGCTGGCGCGCTCGGCGCATCTGTGGAGCAGTCAATCCCCGATGGGTCAGGTGCAGAACCAGGCCTACGGCTATTTCTTCCCGCAGGGCGCCTTCTTCTCGCTCGGGCACGTCCTCGGCCTGCCGGGCTGGGCGACCCAGCGCATCTGGTGGGCGCTGCTGATCCTCACCGGATTCTGGGGCATCGTCCGGCTGTGCGAACTGCTCGGCATCGGCAGCCGCGGGTCCCGGGTGATCGCGGGTCTGGCGTTCGCGCTGTCGCCGCGCGTGCTGACCACCCTCGGCTCGATCTCGTCGGAGACGCTGCCGATGATGCTGGCCCCCTGGGTGCTGCTGGCTCCGGCCGCGCTCGCGATGGCGCGGCGCTCGCGCGGCGACCGGGCCGGCGGCGCCACCTCACCGGCGGCCAGTGCGCTGGCCCTGGCCCTGATGGGTTCGGTGAACGCCGCCGCGACCGCGGCCGGATTCCTGCCGGCGGTGCTGTGGTGGGGGTCGTATCGGCCGGATCGGCGCTGGTTGCGGTTCACCGCCGCGTGGATTCCGTTGCTGGTCGCGGCGGTCGTGTGGTGGCTGGTGCCGCTGGTGCTGCTCGGCAAGGTGAGCCCGCCGTTCCTGGACTACATCGAATCCTCCGGCGTCACCACCGAATGGGCCACCCTCGGCGAGGTGCTGCGCGGCACCGACAGCTGGACCCCGTTCGTCTCCCCCGAGCGCATCGCGGGCGCGGTGCTGGTCACCCAGCCGGCTGCGGTGCTCGCGACCGGACTGCTCGCCGCCGCCGGAATCGCCGGGCTGGCGTCGCGGTCGATGCCGCACCGGGGCCGGTTCGCGCTGATCCTGATCGTCGGCCTGATCGGCATCTGCGCCGGATATCAGGGGCAACTCGGCGGGCCGTTCGCCGAGACCGTACGGATCTTCCTGGATTCCACCGGGGCGCCGATGCGCAACGTGCACAAGCTGGAACCGCTGATCCGGATGCCGCTGGTGATCGGCCTCGCCCATCTGCTGCGGCGGGTGCCGCTGCCCGCCTCGGTGCCGTTCACGCGCTGGCGGCAGGCGTTCGCGCATCCTGAGCGCGATCGCATGGTGGCCGTGACGATGCTGGTGCTGACCGCGCTGATGCTGTCCACCTCGCTGGCCTGGACCAGTAAGCTCGCCCCGCGCGGCGCCTACGACCGGGTACCGGCCTACTGGCAGCAGACCGCGGATTGGCTGGCGCACAACGCTTCCGACACCCGCGCGCTGGTGGTGCCCGGCGCGCCGTTCGGCAGTCAGATCTGGGGCCTCACCCGCGACGAACCGCTGCAGGCGCTGGCCGGCACCGAATGGGCGGTGCGCGACGCGATTCCGCTGGTGCCGCCGGGGGCGATCCGGGCCATGGATTCGATCCAGCGACTGATCGCCGACGGCCGGCCCTCGGCGGGCCTGGCGCCGGCGCTGATCGATCAAGGCATCGGAATCCTGGTGCTGCGCAACGATCTCGACCCCGACACCTCCCGGTCGACCCGGCCGCTGCTGGCGCATCAGGCCATCGAACATTCACCGGGGCTGACCCGGGTGGCGGAATTCGGTGGGCTGCAATCGATCGGGCATCCGGACGACATCGTGGTCGACGGCGACCTGCGGCCGCCCTATCCGGCGATCGAGATCTTCCGGGTCGACGCGCCGCGACCGGGCACACCGGCGGATCTGCGCAGCGGGCCGGGGGCGCCGAGCGGCTTCCCCGGCGCCTACACCGTTCCCCTGGATTCCGTGCCGGTCGTACAGGGCGGGCCCGAGGTGCTGGAACGGCTGCGCCGCGATCCCGCCGCGGCCCGGGGGCCGATGCTGCTGACCGCCGATGCCGCGCGGGCCGGGCTGACAGGTACTTCCCTTGCCGGGCAGCCGGATACCGGCGCGACCACCACGATCACCGATACGCCGATGAACCGCGAGACCGACTTCGGTCGCGTCGACAATCACAGCTCCGCGCTGCGGGCCCCGACCGATCCCCGGCGCACCCACAATCTGGTGCCCGACTATCCGGTGCCGGACGAACCGCTGGTGCAGGGTGAATGGTCCGGGGCGACGGTCACCGCCTCCAGCTCCGCGGGCGATGCCACCCAGCTCGGCGCCGCGTCCCCGGCCAATTCGACCGCCGCCGCGGTGGACGGCAGCCCCGCGACCGCCTGGCTGAGCAACAGCGCGCAGACCGCGCTCGGCCAGTGGCTGCGGCTCGACCTGCACCATCCGGTCACCGCCGGGGTGCTGCACGTGACCACCACCGCCGCGGCCGCGGGCGATCCGGTGAAGTGGATCGAGGTCCGCACCGCGAACGGCACCGTCGCCGCGCGGATCAGCGCACCCGGTGTGCCGGTACAGGTCTCGCTGCCGGTCGGCCGCACCGACTGGATCACCGTGACCGCGACCCGCACCGAGAGTGGCACGCCCGGTGGGCAATTCGGCGTCAGCGAGTTGAGCCTGGACGACTACAGCGACCGGGACGCGCCGGTGACCGTCGACATCCGGCACCGCACCGTACTGCCCGCGCCACCGCCGGGCACCCGGGTCCAGGGCTGGGATCTCGGACAGGAATTCCCCGGCCGCAACGGATGTTTCGACACTCCGGGCCGGGTGCGTTGCAGCAAGGGCCTGGCCCTGTCGCCGGAGGAACCGGGCACCTTCGAACGCACCCTGCAGGTGCCCGCGGCCACCGACGTGACCCCGCGACTGACCGTCCGCACCCGGCAGGGCCCGGCGCTGGCGGCCCTGCTCACCGATCGCGACCGGCCGGTCGCCCGCGGTCGCGCCGACGTCGGCGACGTGCGCGGTGCGGCCTTCGCCGCCACCGACGACAACAACGCCACCAGCTGGATCGCGCCCGAGGAGACGGTTCGCGACCGCACCGGCGCGAAACCGACCCTCACCGTGGAGCTGCCGCACCCGTCGCTGGTGACCGGTCTGATGGTGACACCGCCGATCGGCGACGTCCCCGCCCGGCCCACCTCGGTCACGGTGAACCTCGGCGACGGCCCGCAGGTGCAGGAGCTGAATCCCGATGTGCCGGGCGGCTTCCCGATCTGGCTGGACCTGCATCCGCACGTGACCGACCGCATCCAGATCAGCATCGATGCCTGGCGGACACTGCTCGACCGCAACGGCCTCGGCTTCGCGCAGCAGCCGCCGCCGGGCCTGGCCGAGGTGACGGTCCTCGGGCCCGACTACCCGCCGCCGGTCCCGGGCGACCGACCCGTCACCGTCGACTGCGCGCACGGGCCGGTCATCAGCCTCGCGGGCCGGACCGTGCACACCACGGTCACCGGCACTCTCGACGAATTGCGCACCGGCGCACCGGTTCCCGCCCGGGTCTGCGATCCGGGGGCGGACGCCGGCGCGACCACCCCACCCGTGACGTCTCCCGGGACCGACGAAAACGCCACGGACCCTTCCGATTCCGACGACACATCCGCCGCGGTACCGGACCGGGTCGACGGTCCGGCCCGAATCGGCATGGCGGCGAACGGTTCCGGGCCCGCACCCGGATGCTCCGGCGACGCGACCCTGGTCTCCGGCCCGGACGGCGGCGACTGCACCCCCGGAGGTCAACGGCCCGAGGCGATTCCGCTGCCGGCCGGACGGGTCGACGTCACCGTCGCACCCTCGGAACTGTTCACCGTCGACCGGCTGACACTGGACGACACCGACATCGCGCCGCACCCGGTGACCACCGACCCGGGCACTCGGCTGCTGGTACTGCCGGTCAGCACCAACGTGGACTGGCACGCGCGGACCGCCGACGGCCACGCGCTGGCGCCGGTGGTGGTGGACGGCTGGGAGCAGGGCTGGGTCGTGCCCGCCGACGCCCACGGTCCGATCACCGTCGATTTCCCCGCCGACAAGTGGTACCGCACCGCGATCCGCGACGGTCTGGCCCTGCTGATCCCGTTGGCGCTGTTGACGATTCCGCGCCGCCGCCGCTTCTTCGGGCCCGCGACGGCCGAGGACGATCCGGTGCGCGCCCAGCGCAGCCGCCTGTTCGGCGCACTCGGCCTGACCGCCGCCATGCTGGTGGTCGCCGGACCGTTCGCGATGGCCGCCACCCTCGCCGGGCTGATCGTCCAGCACGTCGCGCCGCGCTACACGCGCGCGCTGCCACTGATCGCCGGGCTCGGGGTCTGTCTCGCCGAGGCGGCGCTGTCCACCGGCACCTGGCGGTCCCCGGGCGGTTACCTGGGCGGCTCACTGTGGGTACAGCTCCCCGCGATACTCGGGGTGATCGCAGTCGGCCTGGCCGCCCTCCCACCCCGTCGCCGCGACCGCCCCTGA
- a CDS encoding DUF2613 domain-containing protein, whose protein sequence is MNFAVPGAVSAVVGALVGAIAVLIVTTAAQQSHRPEVDRSGAAGSSLLNNVEYGSR, encoded by the coding sequence ATGAATTTTGCCGTTCCGGGCGCTGTCAGCGCCGTCGTCGGAGCGTTGGTCGGCGCGATCGCGGTGCTCATCGTCACGACGGCCGCCCAGCAGAGCCACCGGCCCGAGGTCGACCGCAGCGGGGCCGCCGGGTCGTCGCTGCTCAACAATGTCGAATACGGCAGTCGCTGA
- a CDS encoding isochorismate synthase MenF: MDGFLLAQPGAVLRTTGTRHAFDDAERAAAALRDGTAELVVGALAFDPREPAALTVPERAEHTAGPWRPAALPELPPVRIVAEIPAPAEHIARVTELVELLSDPAQPLRKVVAARSLCAEAGAPLDPVVLAGHLLTRHPRANIFAVDLTPAGRPGATLVGATPEVLVARYGDAVTLHPLAGTAPRHPDPEHDAARGRELLASAKNRAEHAYVIDWIRERLGPVCRELSVPGEPELVRTAQVWHLATPIRGRLRDPRITALDLAVLLHPTPAVCGTPTELALTAIATGEEPRGFYGGAAGWCDAAGDGEWVVAIRCAELSADGRALRAWAGGGIVAGSDPDTELDETTAKLRTLLGALDCAVPDRVDSRP, from the coding sequence ATGGACGGATTCCTGCTCGCCCAGCCGGGTGCGGTACTGCGGACCACGGGCACCCGGCACGCGTTCGACGACGCGGAGCGAGCGGCCGCGGCGCTGCGCGACGGCACGGCGGAGCTGGTGGTCGGGGCCCTGGCGTTCGATCCCCGGGAGCCCGCGGCGCTGACCGTGCCCGAGCGGGCCGAGCACACCGCCGGACCGTGGCGTCCCGCGGCCCTGCCCGAACTGCCGCCGGTGCGGATCGTCGCCGAGATCCCCGCACCCGCCGAGCACATCGCCCGGGTGACCGAACTGGTCGAGCTCCTGTCGGATCCGGCGCAACCGCTGCGCAAGGTGGTCGCCGCGCGGTCGCTGTGCGCCGAGGCCGGCGCGCCGCTGGATCCGGTGGTGCTGGCCGGGCACCTGCTGACCCGCCATCCGCGCGCGAACATCTTCGCCGTCGATCTGACCCCGGCCGGGCGGCCCGGCGCCACCCTGGTCGGCGCCACGCCCGAGGTGCTGGTCGCGCGCTACGGCGACGCCGTGACCCTGCATCCGCTGGCCGGTACCGCGCCCCGGCATCCGGACCCCGAGCACGATGCCGCCCGCGGCCGCGAGCTGCTCGCCAGCGCCAAGAACCGGGCCGAGCACGCGTACGTCATCGACTGGATCCGGGAACGGCTCGGGCCGGTGTGCCGGGAACTGAGCGTGCCCGGCGAGCCGGAACTGGTTCGCACCGCACAGGTCTGGCATCTGGCCACCCCGATCCGGGGACGGCTGCGCGATCCGCGGATCACCGCGCTCGATCTCGCGGTACTGCTGCATCCCACCCCGGCGGTCTGCGGCACCCCGACCGAACTGGCGCTGACGGCCATCGCGACCGGCGAGGAGCCGCGCGGCTTCTACGGCGGCGCGGCCGGATGGTGCGATGCGGCCGGCGACGGCGAATGGGTGGTCGCGATCCGCTGCGCGGAACTGTCCGCCGACGGCCGCGCGCTGCGGGCCTGGGCCGGCGGCGGCATCGTCGCGGGTTCGGATCCGGACACCGAACTCGACGAGACCACCGCCAAACTGCGCACCCTGCTCGGCGCGCTGGACTGTGCGGTCCCCGACCGCGTCGACTCCCGCCCCTGA
- a CDS encoding universal stress protein — translation MPCDLVLIAYDGSDDARRAVEYAGRFLSATATVVVTAWEPMVRQTGRLSGLSGLAQQEWLADDELDDVARVDAGHVNAEGVRLAELAGMRPRGRTVECTTTVWSAIVAVADELNADIIVAGTRGNTGLRALLRSSVADAVLKHCHRPILLVPPARSPGARMRA, via the coding sequence ATGCCGTGCGATCTCGTACTCATCGCCTACGACGGGTCCGACGACGCCCGGCGCGCCGTCGAATACGCCGGCCGATTCCTGTCGGCGACCGCCACCGTGGTGGTGACCGCCTGGGAACCGATGGTCCGGCAGACCGGCCGGCTGTCGGGCCTGTCCGGACTCGCCCAGCAGGAATGGCTGGCCGACGACGAACTCGACGACGTCGCCCGGGTCGACGCGGGACATGTCAACGCCGAGGGGGTGCGGCTGGCCGAACTGGCCGGGATGCGGCCGCGCGGCCGCACCGTCGAATGCACCACCACCGTCTGGAGCGCCATCGTCGCGGTCGCCGACGAGCTGAACGCCGACATCATCGTGGCCGGTACCCGGGGCAACACCGGACTGCGCGCGCTGCTGCGCTCCAGCGTGGCCGACGCGGTGCTCAAACATTGCCACCGGCCCATCCTGCTGGTGCCACCGGCCCGCTCACCGGGCGCCCGGATGCGCGCGTAA